In the genome of Marinomonas algicola, the window GACTTCGTGGACAATCAGCTGGATCAACAGCACTTTGTACCGTTGGTAAATCGGGTTCTGGGTTAACCTATCGTGGTTATGATATTCATGAATTGGCGGAAAAATCGACCTTTGAAGAAGTGGCTTATTTACTGTTAAAAGGCAAATTACCGAATCAAGACGAGCTTTCAGCTTATATTGATAAAATTAAATCACTGCGCCAATTACCTGATGCGTTAAAAGTGGTTTTGGAACAAATTCCAAAAGAAGCACACCCGATGGATGTGATGCGAACTGGCTGCTCTATGTTAGGTAATGTAGAAACAGAAGCGAGTTTTGCCGATCAAGAAGACATGGCGGATCGTTTATTGGCCGTGTTCCCATCAATTATTTGTTACTGGTATCGTTTTAGTCATGATGGTATTCGCATAGACACAGTCACAGATGACGATTCTGTTGGTGGACACTTCTTGCACCTATTGCGAGGTGCCAAGCCGAGTGAATTGCATGCAAAAGTCATGAATGTGTCATTGATCCTGTATGCCGAACACGAATTCAATGCGTCAACCTTTACCGCACGAGTTTGTGCTTCTACGTTATCTGATCTCCATAGCTGTATTACAGGAGCAATCGGCTCACTTAGAGGTCCATTACATGGAGGGGCGAACGAAGCAGCGATGGATATGATTGAGCAATGGACTTCGGCTGACGAAGCGGAAACAGAAGTATTAGGCATGCTTACTCGTAAAGACAAAATTATGGGCTTTGGACACGCTATCTACAGTACTTCTGATCCGCGCAATGGCATCATTAAGAAATGGTCTAAAAAACTCTCTGATGATGTTGGTGATACCGTTTTATACGCCGTATCAGAGCGCGTTGAAGACGTAATGTGGCGCGAAAAGAAACTCTTTTGTAATGCAGATTTCTTTCATGCCAGTGCGTACCATTTTATGGACATCCCAACGAAATTGTTTACTCCTATTTTCGTTTGCTCACGTCTGACAGGTTGGGCTTCTCATGTATTTGAGCAAAGAGCGAATAACCGTATTATCCGACCCAGTGCAGACTACACAGGACCAGAACCAAGAAACGTAACCCCGATTGAATCACGTACCTAGAATCTGATCATCCTTCAATCTAATCAAGAGTCTGGTGTGCACCAGCTCTTGATTATTGGCCGCTTTAAGTGAGTTCCCTATCATGAATACCCAATACCGAAAATCCCTTCCAGGAACGCAACTGGACTACTTTGACACCCGAGAAGCCATTGAGGCACTTAGCCCTGGAGCCTATGATGAACTGCCTTATACCTCTCGAGTATTGGCGGAAAATTTAGTAAGGCGCTGTTCTCCAGAGACTTTAAATGCGTCCTTGTTGCAGTTGATTGAACGTAAACAAGAGTTGGATTTCCCTTGGTTTCCAGCGCGGGTAGTGTGCCATGATATTTTAGGACAAACGGCTTTGGTTGATTTGGCGGGTTTACGTGATGCCATTGCATTACAGGGGGGTGACCCAGCGAAAGTAAATCCAGTGGTGCCAACACAATTAATTGTGGATCATTCGCTTGCGGTCGAACACGGTGGCTTTGATAAAGAAGCGTTTTCTAAAAACAGAGCCATTGAAGACCGTCGTAACGAAGACCGTTTTCATTTTATCAACTGGACTAAAAAAGCCTTTAAAAATGTGGATGTGATTCCGCCCGGAAACGGCATCTTGCACCAGATTAATTTAGAACGTATGTCGCCTGTTGTGCATTCACGGGAGGGTGTGGCGTTTCCAGATACCTTGGTTGGTACAGACAGCCATACCCCTCATGTAGACGCATTGGGCGTTATTGCTATTGGTGTTGGTGGTTTAGAAGCGGAAAGCGTTATGTTAGGTCGAGCTTCTTGGATGCGTTTGCCAGACATCATAGGCGTAGAGCTCACTGGTAAAAGGCAAGAAGGCGTCACAGCGACAGACATAGTACTCGCCATAACCGAATTCTTACGGGCTCAAAAAGTGGTTTCCTCTTATTTAGAGTTCTTCGGTGAAGGGGTACCGCATCTTACCCTAGGTGACCGAGCCACCATTTCAAATATGACACCCGAGTTTGGTGCCTCTGCGGCCATGTTCTACATTGACCAACAAACAATAGACTATTTAACTTTAACTGGCCGCGATCCTGATCAAGTGGCACTGGTTGAAAACTACGCGAAAACAGCGGGCTTATGGGCGGACAGTTTGACAACCGCACGTTACGAAAGGGTGTTATCGTTCGATCTTTCCAGTGTAGTGAGAACCATTGCTGGGCCATCGAACCCTCATAACCGCGTACCAACCTCTGAATTAGCGGCTCGCGGTATTTCTGGGGTAGTGGAAAATGACGAAGGTTTAATGCCTGATGGTGCCGTTATTATTGCGGCCATTACCAGCTGCACTAACACCAGTAATCCACGCAATACAGTGGCCGCTGGTTTACTTGCCCAAAAAGCCAATGAACTCGGCTTAACCCGTAAACCTTGGGTAAAAACGTCGTTTGCACCGGGATCAAAAGCCGCTCAGCTCTACTTAGAAGACGCTAATTTATTACCTGAGTTAGAAAAATTAGGCTTTGGCATTGTGGGGTTTGCCTGTACAACCTGTAATGGTATGAGTGGCGCGCTGGATCCAGTGATTCAACAAGAGGTGATTGACCGAGACTTATACGCGACCGCCGTCTTATCCGGTAATCGTAACTTTGATGGCCGAATTCACCCTTACGCCAAACAAGCTTTTTTAGCCTCACCGCCTTTGGTTGTTGCCTACGCCATTGCCGGCACCATTCGCTTTGATATTGAAAAAGACATTCTAGGCGTGGATAAAAATGGCAATGAAGTGACGCTAAAAGACATTTGGCCGAGTGATGCTGAAATTGACGCGATTGTTGCTAAAAGTGTCAAACCAGAGCAATTCAATGCCGTTTACATTCCTATGTTTGAAATCAAAGAGGACACCAGTGCAGCCGTAAGTCCATTATACGATTGGCGCGAGATGAGTACTTACATCCGTCGGCCACCTTATTGGGAAGGGGCTTTGGCCGGTGAACGCCGCTTATCGGGCATGCGCCCCTTAGCCATCTTGGGAGACAACATTACCACGGATCATTTGTCTCCATCGAATGCGATCATGAAATCCAGCGCCGCCGGTGAATACCTCGATAAAATGGGGTTGCCAGAAGAGGATTACAATTCTTACGCCACTCACCGAGGAGATCATTTAACGGCCCAACGCGCAACCTTTGCTAACCCAAAACTGCTAAATGAAATGGTGCAAGAAAACGGCCAAGTGAAACAAGGCTCGTTAGCCAGGGTGGAACCCGAGGGAAAAGTAACCCGTATGTGGGAAGCGATTGAGACTTACATGGAGCGAAAACAACCGCTGATTATCGTGGCTGGTGCGGATTACGGGCAAGGCTCCTCCCGTGACTGGGCCGCCAAAGGTGTGCGTCTGGCTGGGGTCGAAGTGATTGTTGCAGAAGGTTTTGAGCGCATTCATAGAACGAATCTAGTCGGCATGGGCGTGTTACCACTTGAATTTGAAGAGGGCACCAATCGCCATACTCTGGCTTTAGATGGGACAGAAGTCTTCGATGTTCAAGGCGCTCGTACACCAAGAGCGACAATGACTTTAGTGCTTACGAGGACATCGGGTGAGCAAATGACGGTGCCGGTTGTTTGTCGTCTGGACACAGAAGAAGAAGTCTCAATTTACGAAGCGGGTGGCGTCTTGCAACGTTTTGCAAAAGACTTTTTGAGTGAAGCGGAAGGTGTTTAACACCGCTCCTTGTGAATCGAACGACTGTTTAGGAATGACGTTATGGTAAAACCTCAAATTAAAATACCCGCAACCTACATGCGTGGCGGCACCAGCAAGGGGGTTATCTTCAAGCTAGAAGACCTGCCAGAAGCCGCTCAAGTGGCTGGTGCTATGCGTGATGCTTTGCTTATGCGAGTGATTGGTAGCCCTGATCCCTATAGTAAACAAATAGATGGCATGGGGGCCGCCACTTCCAGTACCAGTAAAACAGTGATTATGGCCAACAGTCGTCGTGAAGGGCATGATGTGGACTACTTGTTTGGTCAGGTATCGATAGACAAAGCCTTTGTCGATTGGAGCGGTAATTGCGGTAATCTCTCCGCCGCTATTGGCCCTTTTGCTGTAGCGAATGGCTACATCGACAGTCGCCGAATTCCTGAAAACGGGGTAGTGGAGGTACGTATTTGGCAGGCTAACATTGAAAAAACCATCGTTTCTTACGTACCTATCGTCAATGGCGAAGTGCAAGAGCTGGGTGATTTTGAATTAGACGGTGTGACGTTTCCCGCAGCGGAAGTAAAATTGGAATTTCTTAACCCTGCGGATGAAGGTGAAGACGGTGGCTCCATGTTCCCAACGGGCAATGTTGTGGACACATTAAGCGTGCCTGATGTTGGTGAGCTGCAAGTTACTATGATTAATGCGGGTATTCCGACTATTTTTGTCAATGCCAACGCAATTGGTTATCAAGGGACGGAGCTGCAAGATGACATTAATAATGATGAAAAAGCCTTAGCTATGTTTGAATCCATACGTGCTCACGGAGCCATTAAAATGGGGTTAATTCAAACCTTAGAGGAAGCCAAAATTCGTCAGCACACACCCAAAGTCGCTTTTGTTTCACCGGCTAAAAGTTATGTCTCTTCAAGCGGTAAAGCCATTGATGATACGAACATTGACCTTTTGGTACGTGCCTTGTCGATGGGTAAGTTGCATCATGCTATGATGGGTACGGCGGCTGTAGCGATAGGCTCTGCCGCGGCCATACCTGGTACCTTGGTTAATCTAGCCGCTGGTGGTG includes:
- the prpC gene encoding bifunctional 2-methylcitrate synthase/citrate synthase is translated as MADAKKLTGAGLRGQSAGSTALCTVGKSGSGLTYRGYDIHELAEKSTFEEVAYLLLKGKLPNQDELSAYIDKIKSLRQLPDALKVVLEQIPKEAHPMDVMRTGCSMLGNVETEASFADQEDMADRLLAVFPSIICYWYRFSHDGIRIDTVTDDDSVGGHFLHLLRGAKPSELHAKVMNVSLILYAEHEFNASTFTARVCASTLSDLHSCITGAIGSLRGPLHGGANEAAMDMIEQWTSADEAETEVLGMLTRKDKIMGFGHAIYSTSDPRNGIIKKWSKKLSDDVGDTVLYAVSERVEDVMWREKKLFCNADFFHASAYHFMDIPTKLFTPIFVCSRLTGWASHVFEQRANNRIIRPSADYTGPEPRNVTPIESRT
- the acnD gene encoding Fe/S-dependent 2-methylisocitrate dehydratase AcnD, encoding MNTQYRKSLPGTQLDYFDTREAIEALSPGAYDELPYTSRVLAENLVRRCSPETLNASLLQLIERKQELDFPWFPARVVCHDILGQTALVDLAGLRDAIALQGGDPAKVNPVVPTQLIVDHSLAVEHGGFDKEAFSKNRAIEDRRNEDRFHFINWTKKAFKNVDVIPPGNGILHQINLERMSPVVHSREGVAFPDTLVGTDSHTPHVDALGVIAIGVGGLEAESVMLGRASWMRLPDIIGVELTGKRQEGVTATDIVLAITEFLRAQKVVSSYLEFFGEGVPHLTLGDRATISNMTPEFGASAAMFYIDQQTIDYLTLTGRDPDQVALVENYAKTAGLWADSLTTARYERVLSFDLSSVVRTIAGPSNPHNRVPTSELAARGISGVVENDEGLMPDGAVIIAAITSCTNTSNPRNTVAAGLLAQKANELGLTRKPWVKTSFAPGSKAAQLYLEDANLLPELEKLGFGIVGFACTTCNGMSGALDPVIQQEVIDRDLYATAVLSGNRNFDGRIHPYAKQAFLASPPLVVAYAIAGTIRFDIEKDILGVDKNGNEVTLKDIWPSDAEIDAIVAKSVKPEQFNAVYIPMFEIKEDTSAAVSPLYDWREMSTYIRRPPYWEGALAGERRLSGMRPLAILGDNITTDHLSPSNAIMKSSAAGEYLDKMGLPEEDYNSYATHRGDHLTAQRATFANPKLLNEMVQENGQVKQGSLARVEPEGKVTRMWEAIETYMERKQPLIIVAGADYGQGSSRDWAAKGVRLAGVEVIVAEGFERIHRTNLVGMGVLPLEFEEGTNRHTLALDGTEVFDVQGARTPRATMTLVLTRTSGEQMTVPVVCRLDTEEEVSIYEAGGVLQRFAKDFLSEAEGV
- the prpF gene encoding 2-methylaconitate cis-trans isomerase PrpF codes for the protein MVKPQIKIPATYMRGGTSKGVIFKLEDLPEAAQVAGAMRDALLMRVIGSPDPYSKQIDGMGAATSSTSKTVIMANSRREGHDVDYLFGQVSIDKAFVDWSGNCGNLSAAIGPFAVANGYIDSRRIPENGVVEVRIWQANIEKTIVSYVPIVNGEVQELGDFELDGVTFPAAEVKLEFLNPADEGEDGGSMFPTGNVVDTLSVPDVGELQVTMINAGIPTIFVNANAIGYQGTELQDDINNDEKALAMFESIRAHGAIKMGLIQTLEEAKIRQHTPKVAFVSPAKSYVSSSGKAIDDTNIDLLVRALSMGKLHHAMMGTAAVAIGSAAAIPGTLVNLAAGGGDREMVEFGHPSGTLKVGAKAIQENGNWVIEKAIMSRSARILMEGWVRIPPPE